One Myotis daubentonii chromosome 3, mMyoDau2.1, whole genome shotgun sequence genomic window carries:
- the AIRE gene encoding autoimmune regulator gives MAGEARGGGDAALRRLLRLHRTEIAVAVDSAFPLLHALADHDVVPEDKFQETLRLKEKEGCPQAFHALLSWLLTQDSAAILDFWRVLFKDYNLERYARLQPVLDSFPKDVDLSQPRKGRKPPAGPKAPAPLPRPPTKRKALEEPRAAPPAALSPRRTSSPGSQVKAKHVKKQESTSEPQCLPLGNGIQTMSASVQRAVAVSSGDVPGACGAVEGILIQQVFESGGTQKCIQVGGVYTPSKFEDPGGGKSKARSGSSLKTLVRAKGPQVAAPAAEDPRAGQQDRVPAPLPLPLPSEPQLHQKNEDECAVCRDGGELICCDGCPRAFHLACLSPPLQEIPSGTWRCSSCLQGRAQPDLPGAKEPPAETPVILGLRSSGEEVKGPLRELPAGMDTAVAYKHLLNPPSGAPLPILDPSTLRPLLSVGPEGQQGPASGARCGVCGDGTDALRCAHCAAAFHWRCHFPAGARPGAVLRCRSCSGDPGPAPGEAAPAPSPARPAPGAAKAGDDSTGHEPVLHRDDLESLLSEHSFDGILQWAIQSMSRPLAEVPTFPS, from the exons ATGGCAGGCGAGGCCCGCGGCGGCGGGGACGCGGCGCTGCGCCGCCTCCTGAGGCTGCACCGCACCGAGATCGCCGTGGCCGTGGACAGCGCCTTCCCGCTGCTGCACGCGCTGGCCGACCACGACGTGGTCCCCGAGGACAAGTTCCAG GAGACGCTGCGCCTGAAGGAGAAGGAGGGCTGCCCGCAGGCCTTCCACGCGCTCCTCTCCTGGCTCCTGACCCAAGACTCCGCCGCCATCCTGGACTTCTGGAGGGTCCTCTTCAAGGACTACAACCTGGAGAGATACGCCCGGCTGCAGCCCGTCCTGGACAGCTTCCCCAAag ATGTGGACCTCAGCCAGCCCCGGAAAGGGAGGAAGCCCCCGGCCGGCCCCAAGGCCCCAGCACCGCTGCCCAGACCCCCCACCAAGAGGAAGGCCCTGGAGGAGCCTCGGGCCGCCCCGCCAGCAGCCCTGTCCCCCAGGCGCACCTCCAGCCCAG GCTCCCAGGTGAAGGCCAAGCACGTGAAGAAGCAGGAGAGCACCTCAGAGCCGCAGTGCCTCCCGCTGGGCAATG GAATTCAGACTATGTCCGCTTCGGTCCAGAGAGCCGTGGCTGTGTCGTCTGGGGATGTCCCAGGAGCCTGCGGGGCTGTGGAGGGGATCCTCATCCAGCAGGTGTTTGAGTCAG gTGGCACCCAGAAGTGCATCCAGGTTGGTGGTGTTTACACTCCCAGCAAGTTTGAAGACCCCGGTGGGGGGAAGAGCAAAgcccgcagcggcagcagcctGAAGACCCTGGTCCGAGCAAAGGGTCCCCAGGTTGCAGCCCCT GCTGCAGAGGACCCTCGAGCAGGCCAGCAAGACAGGgtcccggcccccctccccctccccctccccagcgaGCCCCAGCTCCACCAG AAGAACGAGGATGAGTGTGCCGTGTGCCGGGACGGCGGGGAGCTCATCTGCTGTGACGGCTGCCCCCGCGCCTTCCACCTGGCCTGCCTGTCCCCACCGCTCCAGGAGATCCCCAG TGGTACTTGGAGGTGCTCCAGCTGCCTCCAGGGAAGAGCCCAGCCAGACCTGCCTGGGGCCAAGGAGCCACCTGCGGAGACCCCG GTCATCCTGGGACTGCGGTCCTCGGGAGAGGAGGTGAAGGGCCCGCTCAGGGAGCTCCCCGCTGGTATGGACACCGCTGTCGCCTACAAGCACCTGCTGAACCCACCTTCAGGGGCCCCCCTGCCCATCCTGGACCCCTCCACCCTCCGCCCCCTACTCAGTGTGGGCCCTGAGGggcagcag GGCCCGGCGTCCGGCGCGCGGTGCGGAGTGTGCGGGGACGGCACGGACGCGCTGCGGTGCGCGCACTGCGCCGCCGCCTTCCACTGGCGCTGCCACTTCCCCGCCGGCGCCCGGCCAGG AGCCGTCCTGCGCTGCAGGTCCTGCTCCGGagaccccggcccggcccccgggGAGGCGGCGCCCGCCCCGAGCCCTGCCCGCCCGGCTCCCGGGGCGGCCAAG GCAGGGGATGATTCTACTGGTCACGAGCCCGTTCTGCACAGGGATGACCTGGAGTCCCTCCTGAGCGAG CACTCCTTCGATGGCATCCTGCAGTGGGCCATCCAGAGCATGTCCCGCCCGCTGGCTGAGGTGCCCACCTTCCCCTCGTGA